One genomic region from Spirosoma sp. KCTC 42546 encodes:
- a CDS encoding glycosyltransferase family 1 protein: MPSLFIDAERLRDLNSGLGQVCLHLGHELVRRRPDSRDGEPWNLTFLVPRGKSGVFGDSVSYIEASWRRKIWIPGQYDVWHCLHQDSVYLPRRSQSAKLMLTIYDLNFLERADYSEAKKARRIAHLQRKINRASLLTAGSAFTASVVKEHLHVPKTLPLKVVYTGVAVNPNNTPVDLPAGSPIAQFTQSSFFLFVGVIHPKKNVHTLLPLLEAFPDYRLVLAGPDRHSYAQHIREQAEKLGVADRLLMTGAVDEATKLWLYAHCEAFLFPSLTEGFGLPVAEAMTFGKPVFTSKLTSLPEVGGKEAYYFENFEPESMAKIVHDGLHDFGQNPLREDRLRRRAAGFSWPSVAKEYWKLYEELIGLSPI; the protein is encoded by the coding sequence ATGCCTTCTCTCTTTATCGATGCCGAACGTTTACGTGATCTCAACAGTGGGTTAGGTCAGGTGTGTTTACATTTGGGGCACGAACTCGTTCGCCGGCGCCCTGACAGTCGCGACGGCGAACCCTGGAACCTTACGTTTCTGGTACCAAGAGGAAAATCAGGCGTTTTTGGCGATTCGGTATCCTATATTGAAGCATCCTGGCGACGTAAGATTTGGATTCCCGGCCAATATGACGTTTGGCACTGTTTACATCAGGACTCTGTTTATTTACCACGTCGGTCTCAGTCGGCAAAACTAATGCTGACGATTTATGACCTGAATTTCCTGGAACGGGCTGATTATTCAGAAGCTAAAAAAGCCCGACGAATTGCCCATCTTCAGCGGAAAATCAATCGTGCATCGTTGCTCACTGCTGGTTCAGCTTTTACGGCGTCGGTGGTTAAGGAACATCTGCATGTTCCTAAAACATTGCCTTTGAAGGTCGTTTATACGGGCGTAGCTGTCAACCCAAACAACACACCCGTCGATTTGCCTGCAGGCTCCCCGATTGCCCAATTCACTCAATCATCTTTCTTTCTCTTCGTCGGCGTTATTCATCCAAAGAAGAACGTGCATACGCTTCTTCCACTACTTGAAGCCTTTCCTGATTATCGGCTCGTTCTGGCCGGTCCCGACCGCCATTCGTATGCGCAACACATCCGCGAACAGGCCGAGAAACTCGGTGTGGCCGATCGGTTGTTGATGACTGGCGCAGTCGATGAAGCCACTAAATTGTGGCTCTACGCCCATTGTGAAGCATTTTTATTCCCATCATTGACGGAGGGGTTTGGACTACCCGTTGCCGAAGCTATGACATTCGGTAAACCCGTATTTACCTCGAAGCTAACGAGCCTGCCCGAAGTAGGTGGCAAAGAAGCCTATTATTTTGAAAATTTCGAGCCGGAGAGCATGGCTAAAATTGTGCACGATGGGCTACACGACTTTGGCCAAAACCCATTGCGTGAAGATCGCCTACGCCGACGAGCCGCCGGTTTCAGTTGGCCAAGTGTGGCGAAAGAGTACTGGAAATTGTATGAGGAGTTAATCGGATTATCCCCTATTTAG
- a CDS encoding Fic family protein produces the protein MGKIEVPPANKPYEVYFQNFIEKGLLGLHADLYKKGIIRKINDDYLYWSEVKYRVPTEYKDVLTPIDLWSVVKENRSHDRRYIELANHGFYFTKTDSLEQQLHEFDLHLAGALGEQETATSEVDKHHYLIGSIMEESIASSQIEGAVTSRLVAKEMLRKNRAPRNTSERMIVNNYSTIQHIVKTKKEPLTEAGLLRLHQLITEDTLEKPNESGQLRQNDDIYVVDAINGDVVHAPPTHKSLPAFVGELCHFFNDETPDFFIHPVVKASIIHFLIGYFHPFSDGNGRTARALFYWYLLRKGYWLTEYLSISRIIMQSRAQYYRAFQYTEADENDLTYFVLYQVKTLSRAYDELKKYIDQKNQEKRQLLALQRTEKLPPRQAQIVEWVRQNPSGTVSIKEIETRLGISNQTARNDIRALVKVGFLEELPINGKERHYIQGERLTGKS, from the coding sequence ATGGGAAAGATAGAGGTTCCACCCGCTAATAAACCATATGAGGTCTATTTTCAGAACTTTATAGAAAAAGGGTTATTGGGCCTACATGCTGATTTATATAAAAAAGGGATTATTCGAAAAATAAATGACGATTATTTGTATTGGAGTGAAGTAAAATATAGAGTACCTACAGAATATAAGGATGTGCTTACACCTATTGACTTATGGTCCGTTGTAAAAGAGAATCGTTCGCATGACCGACGCTACATTGAGCTGGCCAACCATGGGTTTTATTTTACAAAGACAGATTCACTTGAGCAACAGCTCCATGAGTTCGATTTACACTTGGCAGGAGCTCTTGGTGAACAGGAAACGGCGACTAGCGAAGTGGATAAGCACCACTATCTCATTGGTTCCATTATGGAAGAGTCTATCGCGTCGAGCCAGATTGAAGGTGCTGTTACATCGAGGTTAGTCGCTAAAGAAATGCTTCGGAAGAATCGTGCACCACGAAATACTTCGGAACGAATGATCGTCAATAATTACTCAACCATACAACACATTGTTAAAACAAAAAAGGAGCCTCTGACTGAAGCAGGTCTACTAAGATTACATCAGTTAATTACTGAAGATACTTTAGAGAAACCCAACGAATCAGGCCAATTGAGGCAAAACGACGACATTTATGTAGTTGATGCCATTAATGGGGATGTCGTTCATGCACCACCTACTCATAAGTCTCTGCCAGCATTTGTTGGCGAGTTATGCCACTTTTTTAATGATGAGACGCCCGATTTTTTTATCCATCCGGTTGTAAAAGCAAGCATTATCCATTTCCTGATTGGCTATTTTCATCCATTTTCCGATGGAAACGGACGAACGGCACGAGCCTTATTTTATTGGTATCTCCTGCGTAAGGGCTATTGGTTGACGGAGTATTTATCTATTTCCCGAATTATTATGCAGTCAAGAGCACAGTATTATAGGGCCTTCCAATATACTGAAGCCGATGAAAATGATCTAACTTACTTTGTTCTCTATCAGGTAAAAACGCTTAGCAGGGCGTACGATGAACTAAAGAAATATATTGACCAGAAAAACCAGGAAAAACGCCAATTACTAGCCTTACAGCGTACTGAAAAATTGCCGCCCCGTCAGGCGCAGATAGTGGAGTGGGTACGACAGAATCCAAGCGGTACGGTGTCTATTAAGGAAATTGAGACACGGCTCGGTATATCCAATCAAACCGCTCGAAATGATATCCGGGCTTTGGTAAAAGTGGGGTTTCTTGAGGAACTGCCCATTAATGGAAAAGAGAGACATTATATACAGGGCGAACGTTTGACCGGCAAATCGTAG
- the hemE gene encoding uroporphyrinogen decarboxylase — MTLQNDLLLRTARGELTERVPVWMMRQAGRVLPQYRAVREQAGSFITLAKTPELAAEVTIQPVDAFDVDAAIIFSDILVVPEAMGLPYEMIESRGPVFPTTVRNMADLSRLRVADAESDLGYVLDAIKLTKKELNNRVPLIGFAGAPFTIFCYMTEGKGSKTFSVAKKLLYTDPDFAHALLQQITDSTIAYLQAQIRAGADLIQLFDSWAGILSPEQYRTFSLPYIKQICDLISDVPVTVFAKGAFFARHEIGQLSCDVVGLDWNMDPHESRQLIPDRVLQGNLDPCVLYADFSQIRAEVKQMLSSFGHQHYIANLGHGIYPDTDPGKARCFVDAVKEFSIL; from the coding sequence ATGACTTTACAAAATGATTTGCTGCTCCGCACAGCACGGGGCGAATTGACCGAGCGTGTACCTGTGTGGATGATGCGCCAGGCCGGACGCGTGTTACCCCAATACCGGGCAGTTCGGGAGCAGGCTGGCAGTTTCATAACCCTGGCAAAAACGCCCGAATTAGCAGCTGAAGTGACTATTCAGCCCGTCGATGCGTTCGATGTGGATGCCGCTATTATTTTCTCCGATATTCTGGTAGTACCCGAAGCAATGGGGCTTCCCTATGAAATGATCGAAAGTCGTGGACCGGTTTTCCCAACCACGGTTCGCAACATGGCTGACCTGAGCCGACTGCGCGTAGCCGACGCCGAAAGTGATCTGGGTTATGTACTGGACGCCATTAAGCTCACTAAAAAAGAGCTGAACAACCGGGTACCCCTGATTGGGTTTGCCGGTGCGCCGTTCACCATTTTCTGCTACATGACCGAAGGTAAAGGCTCAAAAACCTTCTCGGTAGCCAAGAAACTACTCTACACCGATCCTGATTTTGCCCATGCACTGCTTCAGCAAATTACGGATAGTACCATTGCCTATTTGCAGGCGCAGATACGCGCCGGAGCCGATCTCATCCAGTTGTTCGATTCGTGGGCCGGTATACTGTCCCCAGAACAATACCGTACATTCTCGCTCCCCTATATCAAACAAATATGCGATCTGATCAGTGATGTACCCGTAACGGTTTTTGCCAAAGGTGCTTTCTTCGCCCGGCACGAAATTGGGCAGTTGAGCTGCGATGTTGTCGGTCTTGACTGGAACATGGACCCGCACGAATCACGACAGTTGATTCCAGACCGGGTCTTGCAGGGCAACCTGGACCCTTGCGTTCTCTACGCTGATTTTTCCCAGATTCGGGCAGAAGTAAAGCAGATGCTCAGTTCATTTGGCCACCAGCATTATATTGCCAATCTTGGCCACGGCATTTATCCCGATACTGACCCCGGCAAAGCAAGGTGCTTTGTGGATGCGGTGAAGGAGTTTTCAATTCTGTGA